The following proteins come from a genomic window of Bactrocera tryoni isolate S06 chromosome 1, CSIRO_BtryS06_freeze2, whole genome shotgun sequence:
- the LOC120775736 gene encoding larval cuticle protein A2B-like: MAFKFVFALAFVAAASAGYIPAAPVYHAAPAVAVHAAPVAVAQKVVVKSEEYDPHPQYKFSYGVDDKLTGDSKSQVEERDGDVVRGEYSLIDADGYKRTVQYTSDPVNGFNAVVNREPLVKAVAVAPVVKTVAPVAHYAAPVAHYAAPVAHYSAPAVVKTVAPVAHYAAPVAHYAAPAYHH; the protein is encoded by the exons ATGGCTTTCAAG ttTGTATTCGCACTCGCTTTCGTCGCCGCGGCCAGCGCTGGCTACATACCCGCTGCTCCAGTATACCACGCCGCACCAGCCGTCGCTGTGCACGCAGCACCTGTGGCTGTAGCTCAAAAGGTTGTGGTGAAGTCGGAGGAATACGATCCTCATCCTCAATACAAATTCTCTTATGGCGTTGATGACAAACTTACCGGTGATTCCAAGAGCCAAGTTGAGGAACGTGATGGTGATGTGGTTCGTGGTGAATACTCTCTGATTGATGCTGATGGTTACAAACGCACTGTGCAATACACTTCTGATCCCGTGAACGGTTTCAATGCCGTCGTGAACCGTGAACCTCTCGTTAAAGCTGTTGCCGTCGCTCCAGTTGTAAAGACTGTTGCCCCAGTTGCCCACTACGCTGCTCCAGTTGCTCACTACGCTGCTCCAGTCGCTCACTACTCAGCCCCTGCTGTGGTCAAGACCGTTGCTCCCGTAGCTCATTATGCTGCCCCAGTGGCTCACTACGCCGCCCCTGCTTACCATCATTAA